The Verrucomicrobium spinosum DSM 4136 = JCM 18804 genome includes a region encoding these proteins:
- a CDS encoding AAA family ATPase, translated as MKAKLEGELFFQVLEPGEKIPKGAKGLGFLQEDRWDDWGQYSTQFYLTIVDDEGKKHDVGQTKIGQIGLKAHHASVALPAKSRSVRLPRRFSSLDEDCFSLGQDDHFYDNLNRLGSALRRKVLRSLRDVAADVDLWKIARDEAVMERSLMRSITATTVERHFRRIAKGGARLTDFSFKFSIKSENEDAAWKNLEFEVIADQKPPTNVHALIGRNGVGKTTLIDSMVATFVNDESDSGSFEWGGSKDDDVGFSNLVKVSFSAFDSGEIIPRVEPQAPESKYTYIGLREDLKGSSSFGLPKDTKQLAVEFVDSLEKCGSELKRDLWLEVIQMMGESEPLMRRAQVAKWIDLKLESKLGRDRLVDYFDKKLSSGHKIVLLTMTRLVEKVEERTLVLIDEPEAHLHPPLVSAFIRAISHLLLEKNGVAIVATHSPVVLQEVPKSCVWILNRVGESAKSKRPSIETFGENVGTLTHEVFKLDITSTGFYSLVSDVAKEKASYRQAVRAFGERLGGEARAMLKCMYLEELEDD; from the coding sequence ATGAAGGCAAAATTAGAGGGGGAACTCTTCTTTCAGGTGCTGGAACCAGGAGAGAAAATTCCAAAAGGAGCCAAAGGATTGGGGTTCTTACAGGAGGACCGATGGGACGACTGGGGGCAATACAGCACCCAGTTTTACCTTACAATAGTGGATGATGAAGGTAAGAAGCATGATGTAGGGCAGACTAAAATAGGGCAAATTGGACTTAAGGCGCATCATGCATCGGTTGCGCTGCCTGCTAAAAGCCGGAGCGTAAGATTGCCTCGTCGATTCTCAAGCCTCGATGAGGACTGCTTTTCACTCGGACAGGATGATCATTTCTATGACAATCTAAACCGCCTAGGCAGCGCGCTTCGAAGAAAAGTACTTCGATCGTTGAGAGACGTTGCGGCAGATGTCGATCTATGGAAAATTGCGCGAGATGAGGCGGTAATGGAACGCTCTTTAATGCGATCTATTACTGCCACAACGGTTGAAAGGCATTTTAGGAGAATTGCAAAAGGGGGCGCAAGATTAACAGACTTCAGTTTCAAGTTTAGCATCAAGTCGGAGAATGAGGATGCGGCATGGAAAAATTTGGAATTTGAGGTCATAGCTGACCAAAAGCCGCCAACCAATGTTCATGCATTGATAGGAAGAAATGGTGTGGGAAAGACCACCCTAATTGATTCGATGGTTGCAACGTTTGTGAACGATGAATCTGATTCTGGCAGTTTTGAGTGGGGCGGAAGTAAAGACGATGACGTGGGGTTCAGCAATCTGGTCAAAGTGTCATTTAGCGCCTTCGACAGTGGGGAGATCATTCCTCGAGTGGAACCTCAAGCGCCGGAATCAAAGTATACCTATATTGGCCTGCGCGAGGATCTCAAAGGGAGTTCTAGTTTCGGTCTGCCTAAAGATACAAAACAGCTCGCGGTAGAGTTTGTTGATAGTCTGGAAAAGTGTGGATCTGAATTGAAACGGGATCTATGGCTTGAGGTTATTCAAATGATGGGGGAAAGCGAGCCTCTTATGCGAAGGGCGCAGGTTGCGAAATGGATCGATCTCAAGCTTGAATCAAAGCTTGGCAGAGACAGACTCGTAGACTATTTTGATAAGAAATTAAGCTCCGGGCACAAGATAGTTCTTCTCACGATGACTCGTCTCGTTGAGAAGGTGGAGGAGCGGACACTTGTGCTGATCGATGAACCCGAGGCACACCTCCATCCGCCTTTGGTTTCAGCATTCATACGAGCAATATCGCACCTGCTGTTAGAGAAAAATGGGGTGGCGATAGTTGCAACGCATTCTCCAGTGGTTCTTCAAGAAGTTCCAAAGAGTTGTGTGTGGATACTCAACCGTGTTGGAGAGTCCGCGAAGTCCAAGAGGCCATCCATAGAGACGTTTGGGGAAAATGTCGGCACGCTGACGCATGAAGTGTTCAAGCTGGATATAACAAGTACTGGTTTCTATTCGTTAGTCAGTGATGTGGCGAAAGAGAAAGCAAGCTATCGACAAGCGGTTCGAGCGTTTGGAGAGCGACTTGGTGGGGAAGCGAGGGCAATGTTGAAATGCATGTACTTAGAAGAATTGGAAGATGATTGA
- a CDS encoding HNH endonuclease, with amino-acid sequence MKNKDLKVRLVGIASRIKECADEYDRLAGVAQLHRILAHTGIASVTKKELMAIYDVRMVGQDGPGRGVYNTLIDRVLNRDCPLCDAGVATTLDHHLPKSKFPSLSVAPYNLVPACPWCQREKLAKLPQNSSEECFHPYYDDVEAVEWLDCIVLQGSPGVIKFIVSERCCDQSVMERAKSHMKTFNLGRLYSLRAASQITGSRAHFAKVYDKGGAAALSAHLLEVSKSWYSIHKNSWQAAMHRAASESDWFCNGGFNEWKSYR; translated from the coding sequence GTGAAAAACAAGGATCTCAAAGTCCGACTTGTTGGTATCGCATCTAGGATTAAGGAGTGCGCAGACGAGTATGATCGTTTGGCGGGTGTGGCGCAGCTTCATCGAATCTTAGCGCACACAGGCATCGCATCAGTTACGAAAAAGGAGTTGATGGCCATTTACGATGTGCGGATGGTCGGTCAAGACGGCCCTGGAAGAGGTGTGTACAACACGCTGATTGATCGAGTTCTCAATCGTGATTGCCCGCTTTGCGATGCTGGTGTGGCAACCACCCTCGATCATCATCTTCCCAAGTCTAAGTTCCCCAGTTTAAGCGTGGCACCTTACAATCTTGTACCCGCGTGCCCATGGTGTCAGAGGGAAAAGCTAGCCAAATTACCGCAAAACTCTAGTGAGGAGTGTTTTCACCCCTATTATGATGATGTTGAAGCAGTTGAGTGGCTGGATTGCATCGTGCTCCAAGGTAGCCCAGGTGTAATCAAGTTTATAGTTAGCGAACGGTGTTGCGATCAATCCGTTATGGAACGAGCGAAGAGCCATATGAAAACGTTCAATCTTGGCCGATTGTATTCACTGCGAGCAGCTAGTCAGATCACTGGGAGTCGAGCGCACTTTGCCAAGGTGTATGATAAGGGAGGCGCTGCCGCATTGTCTGCACACCTTCTTGAAGTGTCTAAAAGTTGGTATTCAATACACAAAAACTCCTGGCAGGCTGCAATGCATCGTGCTGCGTCGGAGTCTGATTGGTTCTGCAATGGTGGATTCAATGAGTGGAAGTCCTATCGCTAG
- a CDS encoding endonuclease/exonuclease/phosphatase family protein, whose product MEMKSVTLMLSLNDTPAYLRAWCRLGACGLLLILISAPLNGHASEVVRLVTWNLEWFPGRKPTATQGKKDRHFLEVAAVIPQFRADVMVLQEVRDQDSAEKLAKLMPGFQVHVVSRFKDEVGGAVGLQQIAIMSRFPADGAWAESWKRGWANAPRGYVYAKLIVEGRPLHVYGLHLKSNLGDPIKNTSKREDAVEQLLGHIKDQCKAGEPVVVTGDFNTSKEQLNLAGDRTLLKLEEQGFFWAFEGVPLKDRITIPGGGRYPDACFDHVYTRDLGRPVAAVLKDTPGSDHFPVAVDLLQGAAKNIYQPGEQ is encoded by the coding sequence ATGGAAATGAAGAGCGTTACTTTGATGCTCTCGCTAAACGACACTCCGGCGTACCTTCGGGCTTGGTGCCGGCTAGGAGCTTGTGGTCTTCTTTTGATCCTTATTTCAGCTCCACTGAATGGTCACGCCTCAGAGGTGGTCAGGCTGGTGACTTGGAACCTTGAATGGTTCCCGGGACGAAAACCCACGGCTACGCAGGGAAAGAAGGATCGGCACTTCCTTGAGGTTGCAGCCGTCATTCCCCAGTTTCGAGCCGATGTCATGGTTCTACAGGAGGTTCGGGATCAAGACTCGGCTGAGAAGTTGGCAAAGCTAATGCCAGGTTTCCAAGTTCATGTCGTGAGCCGGTTCAAAGACGAGGTGGGTGGTGCAGTCGGTCTTCAACAAATTGCGATCATGTCCCGATTTCCTGCTGATGGTGCGTGGGCTGAGTCTTGGAAGAGAGGATGGGCCAATGCACCGAGAGGATATGTGTATGCGAAGCTGATTGTGGAAGGTCGTCCTCTTCACGTCTATGGGCTCCATCTGAAGAGCAACCTGGGGGATCCGATCAAGAACACATCCAAGAGGGAAGACGCCGTAGAGCAGCTTCTAGGGCACATTAAGGACCAATGCAAAGCGGGTGAGCCTGTCGTGGTGACCGGAGACTTCAACACATCAAAGGAGCAGCTTAATTTGGCAGGAGATCGCACTTTGTTGAAGCTGGAAGAACAGGGCTTCTTTTGGGCTTTCGAAGGGGTGCCGCTGAAGGACAGGATCACCATTCCTGGAGGTGGTCGCTACCCTGATGCCTGTTTCGATCACGTCTACACACGGGATCTGGGGCGACCTGTGGCTGCAGTTTTGAAAGACACACCAGGGAGTGATCACTTTCCGGTGGCGGTGGATCTACTGCAAGGAGCCGCCAAAAATATTTATCAACCGGGCGAACAATGA